One genomic segment of Calonectris borealis chromosome 18, bCalBor7.hap1.2, whole genome shotgun sequence includes these proteins:
- the PIWIL1 gene encoding piwi-like protein 1 isoform X1, with translation MTGRARARARGRPPGQETAIPSVGAASVQQILPSQPPGLRQPEQPRAPPSVSEQPGGRGRQRGPQSVPKTIGLQISAGFQELSLADRGGRRRDFHDLGVNTRQAIEHVQESKTGSSGIVIKLTTNYFRLTSRPQWALYQYHVGYSPEMEARRLRSALLFQHEELIGKTHAFDGSILFLPKKLGNKVTEVFSRTRNGEDVKITITLTNELPPTSPTCLQFYNIIFRRLLKMLNLQQIGRNYYNPSDPISIPNHRLMVWPGFTSSILQYEESIMLCTDVSHKVLRSETVLDFMYSLYYQVEEQKFRDACAKELIGLIVLTKYNNRTYRVDDIDWDANPQCTFRKADGSEISYVDYYKRQYNQEITDLNQPVLISQSRRKRGSMMPGPVVLIPELCFLTGLTEKMRNDFNMMKDLAVHTRLPPEQRQREIGRLTDYIRKDDNVQKELRDWGLSFDYNLLSFSGRVVQGEKILQSGNVFDYNPQFADWSKETRGAPLICAKPLDNWLLIYTRRNYDIANTLLQNLFKVTPSMGIRMNKATMIEVDDRTEAYLRVLQQSITPDTNIAVCVLSSSRKDKYDAIKKYLCTDCPIPSQCVIARTLSKPQTAMAIATKIALQMNCKMGGELWSVEIPLKQVMVVGIDCYHDTLSGKQSIAGFVASLNQTMTRWFSRCVVQGRGQELVDGLKACLQTALRDWFKWNKYLPSRIIVYRDGVGDGQLNTLVNYEVPQFLDCLKSVGKDYNPRLTVIVVKKRVNTRFFAHCGGALKNPPPGTVVDVEVTRPEWYDFFIVSQAVRNGCVAPTHYNVIYDTSKLKPDHIQRLTYKLCHMYYNWSGVIRVPAPCQYAHKLAFLVGQSIHREPNLLLSDRLYYL, from the exons ATGACAGGAAGGGCTAGagccagagcaagaggaagacCTCCAGGACAGGAGACTGCTATTCCTTCTGTAGGAGCTGCATCT GTTCAACAGATTTTGCCAAGTCAGCCACCCGGCCTTCGGCAACCTGAGCAGCCACGTGCTCCTCCATCAGTATCAGAACAGCCTGGTGGCCGTGGACGACAGAGGGGCCCTCAGAGTGTTCC CAAAACAATAGGATTACAGATTTCGGCAGGATTTCAGGAATTGTCCTTAGCAGACAGGGGTGGACGTCGTAGAGATTTCCATGACCTCGGGGTAAATACTCGGCAAGCCATAGAACATGTTCAAGAATCAAAAACTG GTTCTTCAGGTATTGTGATAAAATTAACCACAAATTACTTTCGTTTGACGTCTCGACCCCAGTGGGCTTTATATCAGTACCATGTTGGCTATAGTCCTGAGATGGAAGCACGTCGTCTTCGATCAGCTTTGCTCTTTCAGCATGAAGAGCTAATTGGAAAGACACATGCCTTTGATGGATCAATATTATTCTTGCCAAAAAAACTAGGGAATAAG GTTACTGAAGTGTTTAGTAGGACTCGAAATGGAGAGGATGTGAAGATAACAATCACGTTGACTAATGAGTTGCCACCTACTTCACCTACATGTCTGCAGTTTTACAACATCATTTTTAGAAG GCTTTTGAAGATGTTGAATTTGCAGCAGATTGGACGTAATTATTACAACCCCAGTGACCCAATCAGCATCCCTAATCACAG GTTGATGGTTTGGCCGGGCTTCACAAGTTCTATCCTCCAGTATGAGGAAAGCATTATGTTATGTACAGATGTGAGCCATAAGGTTCTTCGCAGTGAAACAGTGTTGGATTTTATGTACAGTCTGTATTACCAGGTTGAAGAGCAAAAATTTAGAGATGCCTGTGCTAAAGAGCTGATAGGTTTAATTGTTCTTACAAA GTACAATAACAGAACATACAGAGTCGATGACATCGACTGGGATGCCAATCCACAGTGTACCTTTAGAAAAGCAGATGGTTCTGAGATCAGCTACGTGGACTACTACAAAAGG CAATATAATCAAGAAATTACTGACTTGAACCAGCCTGTCTTGATCAGTCAGtcgaggaggaagagaggaagcaTGATGCCAGGACCTGTGGTTCTAATTCCAGAACTGTGCTTCCTAACAG GATTAACTGAGAAGATGCGTAATGATTTTAATATGATGAAAGACTTGGCTGTTCATACACGACTGCCGCCTGAGCAAAGGCAACGTGAAATTGGAAGACTTACTGACTACATCCGAAA agatgACAATGTTCAGAAGGAACTCAGAGACTGGGGTTTAAGCTTTGATTATAATTTATTATCCTTTTCGGGAAGAGTTGTTCAAGGAGAAAAGATCCTTCAATCAGGAAATGTG TTTGATTACAATCCTCAGTTTGCTGATTGGTCAAAGGAAACTAGGGGAGCTCCCTTAATTTGTGCAAAGCCTCTGGACAACTGGTTATTAATATACACACGGCGCAACTACGACATTGCTAATACATTACTTCAAAATCTGTTTAAAGTCACACCTTCTATGGGAATCAGAATGAACAAGGCAACCAT gaTTGAAGTAGATGATAGAACAGAAGCTTATTTAAGGGTTTTACAGCAAAGTATTACCCCTGACACAAACATA gcGGTTTGTGTTTTGTCTAGTTCCCGAAAGGATAAGTATGATGCTATCAAGAAATACTTATGTACCGATTGTCCCATTCCAAGTCAATGCGTGATTGCTCGCACTTTAAGCAAGCCTCAGACTGCTATGGCCATAGCAACAAAAATTGCCTTACAAATGAACTGTAAAATGGGTGGAGAACTTTGGAGTGTTGAGATCcca CTGAAACAGGTAATGGTTGTGGGAATTGATTGTTACCATGACACTTTATCTGGAAAGCAGTCAATTGCAGGATTTGTTGCTAGCCTGAATCAAACAATGACACG GTGGTTCTCCCGCTGTGTTGTTCAAGGGCGTGGGCAAGAACTTGTGGATGGGCTCAAAGCCTGCTTGCAAA ctgctctAAGAGACTGGTTCAAGTGGAATAAGTATTTGCCTTCTCGTATTATTGTGTACCGTGATGGTGTAGGAGATGGACAACTAAATACTTTGGTTAATTATGAAGTGCCTCAATTTCTGGATTGCTTGAAGAGTGTTGGTAAAGACTACAA tcCAAGACTTACTGTGATAGTTGTGAAGAAACGAGTGAATACCAGATTCTTTGCACATTGTGGTGGAGCACTTAAAAACCCACCCCCTGGTACTGTTGTTGATGTGGAGGTTACCAGACCAGAATG GTATGATTTCTTTATTGTGAGTCAGGCAGTGAGAAATGGTTGTGTTGCACCCACTCATTATAATGTAATTTATGACACTAGCAAACTGAAACCAGATCATATACAACGTTTAACCTACAAACTTTGCCACATGTACTATAACTGGTCG ggtgTTATCAGAGTACCTGCTCCTTGTCAATATGCTCATAAACTGGCTTTCCTTGTTGGTCAGAGTATTCACAGAGAACCAAACCTGTTGCTTTCAGACAGACTTTACTATCTTTGA
- the PIWIL1 gene encoding piwi-like protein 1 isoform X2, with protein sequence MTGRARARARGRPPGQETAIPSVGILPSQPPGLRQPEQPRAPPSVSEQPGGRGRQRGSSSSNFKTIGLQISAGFQELSLADRGGRRRDFHDLGVNTRQAIEHVQESKTGSSGIVIKLTTNYFRLTSRPQWALYQYHVGYSPEMEARRLRSALLFQHEELIGKTHAFDGSILFLPKKLGNKVTEVFSRTRNGEDVKITITLTNELPPTSPTCLQFYNIIFRRLLKMLNLQQIGRNYYNPSDPISIPNHRLMVWPGFTSSILQYEESIMLCTDVSHKVLRSETVLDFMYSLYYQVEEQKFRDACAKELIGLIVLTKYNNRTYRVDDIDWDANPQCTFRKADGSEISYVDYYKRQYNQEITDLNQPVLISQSRRKRGSMMPGPVVLIPELCFLTGLTEKMRNDFNMMKDLAVHTRLPPEQRQREIGRLTDYIRKDDNVQKELRDWGLSFDYNLLSFSGRVVQGEKILQSGNVFDYNPQFADWSKETRGAPLICAKPLDNWLLIYTRRNYDIANTLLQNLFKVTPSMGIRMNKATMIEVDDRTEAYLRVLQQSITPDTNIAVCVLSSSRKDKYDAIKKYLCTDCPIPSQCVIARTLSKPQTAMAIATKIALQMNCKMGGELWSVEIPLKQVMVVGIDCYHDTLSGKQSIAGFVASLNQTMTRWFSRCVVQGRGQELVDGLKACLQTALRDWFKWNKYLPSRIIVYRDGVGDGQLNTLVNYEVPQFLDCLKSVGKDYNPRLTVIVVKKRVNTRFFAHCGGALKNPPPGTVVDVEVTRPEWYDFFIVSQAVRNGCVAPTHYNVIYDTSKLKPDHIQRLTYKLCHMYYNWSGVIRVPAPCQYAHKLAFLVGQSIHREPNLLLSDRLYYL encoded by the exons ATGACAGGAAGGGCTAGagccagagcaagaggaagacCTCCAGGACAGGAGACTGCTATTCCTTCTGTAGGA ATTTTGCCAAGTCAGCCACCCGGCCTTCGGCAACCTGAGCAGCCACGTGCTCCTCCATCAGTATCAGAACAGCCTGGTGGCCGTGGACGACAGAGGGG ttcctcttcctcaaatTTCAAAACAATAGGATTACAGATTTCGGCAGGATTTCAGGAATTGTCCTTAGCAGACAGGGGTGGACGTCGTAGAGATTTCCATGACCTCGGGGTAAATACTCGGCAAGCCATAGAACATGTTCAAGAATCAAAAACTG GTTCTTCAGGTATTGTGATAAAATTAACCACAAATTACTTTCGTTTGACGTCTCGACCCCAGTGGGCTTTATATCAGTACCATGTTGGCTATAGTCCTGAGATGGAAGCACGTCGTCTTCGATCAGCTTTGCTCTTTCAGCATGAAGAGCTAATTGGAAAGACACATGCCTTTGATGGATCAATATTATTCTTGCCAAAAAAACTAGGGAATAAG GTTACTGAAGTGTTTAGTAGGACTCGAAATGGAGAGGATGTGAAGATAACAATCACGTTGACTAATGAGTTGCCACCTACTTCACCTACATGTCTGCAGTTTTACAACATCATTTTTAGAAG GCTTTTGAAGATGTTGAATTTGCAGCAGATTGGACGTAATTATTACAACCCCAGTGACCCAATCAGCATCCCTAATCACAG GTTGATGGTTTGGCCGGGCTTCACAAGTTCTATCCTCCAGTATGAGGAAAGCATTATGTTATGTACAGATGTGAGCCATAAGGTTCTTCGCAGTGAAACAGTGTTGGATTTTATGTACAGTCTGTATTACCAGGTTGAAGAGCAAAAATTTAGAGATGCCTGTGCTAAAGAGCTGATAGGTTTAATTGTTCTTACAAA GTACAATAACAGAACATACAGAGTCGATGACATCGACTGGGATGCCAATCCACAGTGTACCTTTAGAAAAGCAGATGGTTCTGAGATCAGCTACGTGGACTACTACAAAAGG CAATATAATCAAGAAATTACTGACTTGAACCAGCCTGTCTTGATCAGTCAGtcgaggaggaagagaggaagcaTGATGCCAGGACCTGTGGTTCTAATTCCAGAACTGTGCTTCCTAACAG GATTAACTGAGAAGATGCGTAATGATTTTAATATGATGAAAGACTTGGCTGTTCATACACGACTGCCGCCTGAGCAAAGGCAACGTGAAATTGGAAGACTTACTGACTACATCCGAAA agatgACAATGTTCAGAAGGAACTCAGAGACTGGGGTTTAAGCTTTGATTATAATTTATTATCCTTTTCGGGAAGAGTTGTTCAAGGAGAAAAGATCCTTCAATCAGGAAATGTG TTTGATTACAATCCTCAGTTTGCTGATTGGTCAAAGGAAACTAGGGGAGCTCCCTTAATTTGTGCAAAGCCTCTGGACAACTGGTTATTAATATACACACGGCGCAACTACGACATTGCTAATACATTACTTCAAAATCTGTTTAAAGTCACACCTTCTATGGGAATCAGAATGAACAAGGCAACCAT gaTTGAAGTAGATGATAGAACAGAAGCTTATTTAAGGGTTTTACAGCAAAGTATTACCCCTGACACAAACATA gcGGTTTGTGTTTTGTCTAGTTCCCGAAAGGATAAGTATGATGCTATCAAGAAATACTTATGTACCGATTGTCCCATTCCAAGTCAATGCGTGATTGCTCGCACTTTAAGCAAGCCTCAGACTGCTATGGCCATAGCAACAAAAATTGCCTTACAAATGAACTGTAAAATGGGTGGAGAACTTTGGAGTGTTGAGATCcca CTGAAACAGGTAATGGTTGTGGGAATTGATTGTTACCATGACACTTTATCTGGAAAGCAGTCAATTGCAGGATTTGTTGCTAGCCTGAATCAAACAATGACACG GTGGTTCTCCCGCTGTGTTGTTCAAGGGCGTGGGCAAGAACTTGTGGATGGGCTCAAAGCCTGCTTGCAAA ctgctctAAGAGACTGGTTCAAGTGGAATAAGTATTTGCCTTCTCGTATTATTGTGTACCGTGATGGTGTAGGAGATGGACAACTAAATACTTTGGTTAATTATGAAGTGCCTCAATTTCTGGATTGCTTGAAGAGTGTTGGTAAAGACTACAA tcCAAGACTTACTGTGATAGTTGTGAAGAAACGAGTGAATACCAGATTCTTTGCACATTGTGGTGGAGCACTTAAAAACCCACCCCCTGGTACTGTTGTTGATGTGGAGGTTACCAGACCAGAATG GTATGATTTCTTTATTGTGAGTCAGGCAGTGAGAAATGGTTGTGTTGCACCCACTCATTATAATGTAATTTATGACACTAGCAAACTGAAACCAGATCATATACAACGTTTAACCTACAAACTTTGCCACATGTACTATAACTGGTCG ggtgTTATCAGAGTACCTGCTCCTTGTCAATATGCTCATAAACTGGCTTTCCTTGTTGGTCAGAGTATTCACAGAGAACCAAACCTGTTGCTTTCAGACAGACTTTACTATCTTTGA